The Lactuca sativa cultivar Salinas chromosome 2, Lsat_Salinas_v11, whole genome shotgun sequence genome includes a window with the following:
- the LOC111908248 gene encoding ribulose bisphosphate carboxylase small subunit, chloroplastic-like translates to MASISSSAVATVNRSTPAQASLAAPFTGLKSNVAFPVTKKANNDFSSLPSNGGRVQCMKVWPPIGLKKYETLSYLPPLSDEALSKEIDYLIRNKWVPCLEFELEHGFVYREHHHSPGYYDGRYWTMWKLPMFGCTDSAQVMKEVGECKKEYPNAFIRVIGFDNVRQVQCISFIVSKPPGVL, encoded by the exons ATGGCGTCCATCTCCTCCTCCGCTGTTGCCACCGTCAACCGGTCCACTCCTGCCCAAGCTAGCTTGGCGGCTCCATTCACCGGTCTCAAGTCTAACGTCGCTTTCCCAGTTACCAAGAAGGCTAACAATGACTTTTCATCCCTCCCCAGCAACGGTGGAAGAGTGCAATGCATGAAG GTGTGGCCACCAATTGGGTTGAAGAAGTACGAGACTCTTTCATACCTACCACCATTGTCCGACGAGGCATTGTCTAAGGAAATCGACTACCTTATCCGCAACAAGTGGGTTCCTTGCTTGGAATTCGAGTTGGAG CATGGTTTCGTTTACCGTGAGCACCACCATTCCCCTGGATACTATGATGGACGCTACTGGACAATGTGGAAGTTGCCTATGTTTGGGTGTACTGACTCAGCTCAGGTCATGAAGGAGGTTGGAGAGTGCAAGAAAGAGTACCCCAACGCCTTCATTCGTGTTATCGGATTTGACAACGTTCGTCAAGTGCAGTGTATCAGTTTCATTGTCTCCAAGCCCCCAGGCGTTCTCTAA